The following proteins are encoded in a genomic region of Triticum dicoccoides isolate Atlit2015 ecotype Zavitan chromosome 1B, WEW_v2.0, whole genome shotgun sequence:
- the LOC119326224 gene encoding uncharacterized protein LOC119326224, translating into MDRADACAGQSRRTRIYLSNPADAPGCGLASAGMVTKDMEKKLVGCGLMDREREGDGGLKMKGRLWPDHKSMATVQIPLYLSMGPWLFQSMATVQNQLSPWSKQMLGVTSNVAAEFAGGRSAEFARGTKTSVEPSNVARGGLQQSTMTILAEA; encoded by the exons ATGGACAGAGCCGACGCGTGCGCTGGACAAAGCCGTCGTACACGCATCTATCTATCTAATCCGGCTGATGCACCTGGCTGTGGGTTAGCTTCTGCTGGGATGGTGACAAAGGACATGGAAAAGAAGCTTGTGGGGTGCGGCCTGATGGACAGGGAACGAGAGGGTGACGGTGGCCTAAAGATGAAGGGACGTTTGTGGCCTGACCACAAGAGCATGGCCACAGTGCAAATTCCTCTATATCTTTCCATGGGGCCATGGCTGTTCCAGAGTATGGCAACTGTGCAAAATCAGTTGTCTCCCTGGTCAAAGCAGATGCTCGGGGTCACGTCCAATGTCGCTGCCGAGTTTGCCGGAGGAAGAAGCGCCGAGTTTGCCAGAGGAACGAAAACATCTGTCGAGCCGTCCAATGTCGCTCGCGGCGGGCTACAACAGAG CACAATGACCATCCTCGCAGAAGCATAG